From Varibaculum massiliense, a single genomic window includes:
- a CDS encoding GuaB1 family IMP dehydrogenase-related protein: MRFLNGMSAPYELTYDDVFMVPSRSAIASRFDVDLSSDDGTGTTVPIIVANMTAVAGKRMAETVSRRGGLVTLPQDVPGDIIAKTVAKVKACHTVYDTPVVLGPHDTVAAALSLISKRSHRAILVVDEENHPIGVVPESALAGVDHFAQLHTVMDTHTLLLPEGIGPEDAYRQLAEEHLGLGAVVDERGCLVGVMTAPGAVRSSIYTPNTDKDGKLRVAAAVGINGDVAGRACQLVEAGVDVLVVDTAHGYQDKTIQALQAVRATGVEVPIVAGNVVTADAVSELAAAGADILKVGIGPGAMCTTRMATGVGRPQFSAVLECASRAHELGKHVWADGGVRHPRDVALALAAGASNVMVGSWFAGTHESPGDIVRDADGRPYKENFGMASRRAVRNRNATSRGFERARKELFEEGISTSRMYLDPAHPGVENLIDQILAGVRSSFTYAGAANQAEFREKAIVGIQSASGYKEGAPVESSW; encoded by the coding sequence GTGCGCTTCTTAAATGGAATGTCAGCGCCTTATGAGCTGACCTATGACGATGTGTTTATGGTTCCGTCCCGTTCGGCGATTGCCTCCCGCTTTGACGTGGACTTATCTTCTGACGACGGCACCGGCACCACCGTGCCGATTATCGTTGCCAATATGACGGCAGTTGCCGGCAAACGGATGGCGGAAACGGTTTCTCGCCGCGGAGGCCTGGTCACCCTGCCACAAGATGTGCCTGGCGACATTATTGCCAAGACAGTGGCCAAGGTAAAAGCCTGCCACACCGTTTATGACACTCCGGTGGTGCTCGGTCCCCACGACACGGTAGCGGCGGCACTGTCCTTGATTTCTAAGCGCTCCCACCGCGCAATACTGGTAGTTGACGAGGAAAATCATCCCATCGGAGTGGTTCCCGAATCAGCGTTGGCCGGGGTGGATCACTTTGCGCAACTACACACAGTGATGGATACCCATACCCTGCTCTTGCCGGAAGGAATCGGCCCCGAGGACGCTTACCGCCAACTAGCCGAAGAGCACCTAGGGCTGGGCGCGGTAGTCGATGAACGCGGATGCCTGGTAGGGGTAATGACCGCCCCCGGGGCAGTCCGTTCTTCCATCTACACCCCCAACACCGACAAAGACGGCAAACTGCGGGTAGCAGCAGCAGTCGGAATCAACGGTGACGTGGCGGGACGAGCCTGTCAACTGGTTGAAGCGGGCGTGGACGTGCTAGTGGTTGACACCGCCCACGGATATCAAGATAAAACCATTCAAGCCTTGCAGGCAGTGCGCGCCACCGGGGTAGAAGTACCAATCGTTGCCGGAAACGTAGTTACCGCGGACGCGGTGTCAGAATTGGCTGCTGCCGGGGCAGATATTTTGAAGGTTGGAATCGGGCCGGGCGCGATGTGCACCACCCGCATGGCAACCGGCGTGGGTCGCCCCCAATTCTCCGCGGTTCTCGAATGCGCTAGTCGCGCCCACGAACTCGGAAAGCACGTTTGGGCTGATGGAGGCGTGCGGCATCCCCGTGACGTGGCTTTAGCACTAGCGGCCGGAGCTTCTAACGTGATGGTTGGTTCCTGGTTCGCCGGCACTCACGAATCACCTGGTGACATTGTACGTGATGCAGATGGTCGCCCCTATAAAGAAAACTTTGGAATGGCTTCCCGCCGAGCAGTTCGCAACCGTAACGCTACCTCCCGCGGTTTTGAACGCGCCCGTAAAGAACTGTTTGAGGAAGGAATCTCTACCTCGAGGATGTATCTGGATCCTGCCCATCCCGGGGTAGAAAACCTAATCGACCAGATTCTGGCGGGTGTGCGCTCCTCATTCACCTACGCAGGCGCTGCTAACCAGGCAGAATTCCGCGAAAAAGCAATCGTCGGGATTCAAAGTGCTTCCGGATACAAAGAGGGCGCTCCCGTGGAAAGCTCCTGGTAA
- the nrdF gene encoding class 1b ribonucleoside-diphosphate reductase subunit beta — translation MTDKLKLVDTIQAINWNDIEDDKDLEVWDRLTGNFWLPEKIPLSNDLPSWKTLKPEEQLMTNRVFTGLTLLDTLQGTVGAVSLIPDARTPHEEAVYTNIAFMESVHAKSYSSIFSTLLSTTEINESFRWSEENENLQRKAHIIMNYYQGDDPEKRKVASTLLESFLFYSGFYAPMYWSAHAKLTNTADLIRLIIRDEAVHGYYIGYKYQLAVNESSPERREELKDYTFDLLSELYDNEESYTEDLYDPLGLTEDVKKFLRYNANKALMNLGYEALFPADSTDVNPAILAALSPSADENHDFFSGSGSSYVIGEIVDTEDDDWDF, via the coding sequence GTGACTGACAAGCTGAAACTGGTTGACACTATCCAGGCGATTAACTGGAACGATATTGAAGACGATAAAGATTTGGAAGTTTGGGATCGGCTCACGGGAAACTTCTGGTTGCCGGAAAAGATTCCGCTGTCGAATGATTTACCTTCTTGGAAGACCCTGAAACCGGAAGAACAGTTGATGACCAACCGGGTGTTTACTGGTCTGACCTTGCTAGATACCCTGCAGGGTACGGTAGGCGCGGTTTCGTTGATTCCGGATGCGCGTACCCCACATGAGGAGGCTGTCTACACCAATATCGCCTTTATGGAGAGCGTGCACGCGAAATCGTATTCTTCGATTTTCTCTACTTTGCTGTCCACCACCGAAATTAACGAGTCTTTCCGCTGGAGTGAAGAAAACGAGAACTTGCAGCGTAAAGCGCATATCATCATGAACTACTATCAAGGTGATGATCCGGAAAAACGCAAAGTGGCTTCTACCTTGCTGGAATCTTTCCTGTTCTATTCCGGTTTCTACGCCCCCATGTATTGGTCTGCGCACGCCAAGTTAACTAACACTGCGGATTTGATTCGCTTGATTATCCGGGATGAAGCCGTTCACGGCTACTATATTGGCTATAAATACCAGTTGGCGGTCAACGAGTCTTCCCCCGAGCGGCGCGAAGAGCTCAAGGATTACACTTTTGACCTCTTGTCGGAGCTTTACGATAACGAAGAATCCTATACCGAGGATCTGTACGATCCCCTGGGGCTGACCGAGGATGTAAAGAAGTTCTTGCGTTACAACGCCAATAAAGCCCTGATGAACCTGGGTTATGAGGCATTGTTCCCGGCGGATTCTACCGATGTGAACCCCGCGATTTTGGCGGCACTGTCACCTTCGGCAGATGAAAACCATGACTTCTTCTCCGGTTCGGGTTCTTCCTACGTAATCGGGGAGATTGTCGATACCGAGGACGATGATTGGGACTTCTAA
- a CDS encoding ABC-ATPase domain-containing protein, with translation MRDADELIRKTKSLDGRSYGGYKQLIGQWSFGDFTFSIDRVQSDPFAPPSACRILVPLDTTQIPAEIARDQLGQIAAGDFLARRACKIFGARRSGGKSEAQLRIAPVGQEILPRSSVTLSEDGLELRVQVPFPAAGRRILGRNFARFLDYDLCELVYKTVCFGEDDGPDLADLTRHIHTLKDHVALQKILHERGWVAFVADGALLARASGISDLPMKDAVPFRLPTILGQDTPSPLVQTVELPYSGKISGMAIPEGITVIVGGGYHGKSTLLEALERAVYPHIPGDGRELVATLSDAIKVRAEDGRAITGTDISLFIGSLPGGGDTNAFCTENASGSTSQAAAITEAIECGSRALLIDEDTSATNLLLRDNRMRRLVRSEPIIPLIDRVGGIRKNLGVSTIMVMGGSGDFLDLADQVLLLENYLPYDATARAREVSRGEVAASSADSAAAPWPQEAVRKRLLLSCPPPQAGRREKTRAEGTSTLRLNREEIDISALAQVVDPGQAEAIAYAIRALVTDATGKETIADACARFAAEFASSSWQAFAAGRYPAFLVAPRLQDIFAALCRYRRLKARSTQVSR, from the coding sequence ATGCGGGATGCAGATGAGCTAATTCGGAAAACCAAATCACTAGATGGACGCTCTTATGGGGGCTATAAGCAACTAATTGGGCAATGGAGTTTCGGGGATTTTACTTTCTCGATTGACCGGGTGCAGTCCGACCCCTTTGCTCCGCCTTCTGCCTGCCGGATATTAGTACCGCTGGATACCACCCAGATTCCCGCTGAAATTGCACGCGACCAGCTAGGGCAGATTGCGGCCGGAGATTTCTTGGCGCGGCGAGCCTGCAAAATTTTTGGGGCGAGGCGCTCGGGTGGGAAATCTGAGGCACAACTGCGGATTGCGCCGGTTGGGCAAGAAATTCTGCCGCGTTCCTCGGTAACCCTCAGTGAAGACGGGCTGGAACTACGGGTGCAGGTACCGTTTCCAGCGGCAGGGCGGCGAATTTTAGGGCGTAACTTTGCCCGCTTCTTGGACTATGACCTGTGCGAATTGGTCTATAAAACCGTATGTTTCGGTGAGGATGACGGTCCCGACTTAGCGGATCTCACTCGCCATATTCATACGCTTAAAGACCATGTGGCACTGCAAAAAATTCTTCATGAGCGCGGGTGGGTGGCTTTCGTGGCTGACGGCGCGCTGTTGGCTCGAGCCTCCGGAATCAGCGATTTACCGATGAAAGATGCAGTGCCTTTCCGCCTGCCTACGATATTAGGTCAGGACACGCCCTCGCCCCTGGTGCAAACCGTAGAGCTGCCCTATAGCGGGAAAATTTCCGGAATGGCGATTCCCGAAGGGATTACCGTGATTGTAGGGGGCGGATATCACGGTAAATCCACACTGCTAGAAGCGTTGGAACGTGCGGTTTACCCCCATATTCCGGGGGATGGCCGCGAACTGGTTGCCACTTTGTCCGATGCGATAAAAGTGCGCGCCGAGGACGGGCGGGCAATAACTGGCACCGATATTTCCCTATTCATCGGTTCTTTACCCGGGGGTGGTGACACTAACGCGTTCTGTACCGAAAATGCCTCGGGATCCACCTCGCAGGCCGCGGCAATTACCGAAGCCATAGAGTGCGGCTCGCGGGCGCTACTGATTGACGAAGATACCTCCGCCACCAACCTACTGTTGCGTGATAACCGGATGCGGCGCCTAGTGCGCAGCGAGCCGATTATTCCCCTAATCGATCGGGTAGGAGGTATCCGGAAAAACCTGGGAGTATCCACCATTATGGTGATGGGAGGCTCGGGAGATTTCCTGGATCTAGCCGACCAAGTGCTACTGCTCGAAAACTACCTTCCCTACGATGCCACTGCCAGGGCGCGGGAAGTAAGCAGGGGAGAGGTCGCAGCAAGCAGCGCGGATAGCGCGGCTGCTCCCTGGCCGCAAGAGGCAGTACGCAAACGGCTCCTGCTATCTTGCCCACCTCCCCAAGCGGGGCGGCGCGAAAAGACTCGCGCGGAAGGCACTTCTACTTTGCGTTTGAACCGCGAAGAAATCGATATTTCCGCCCTTGCCCAAGTGGTGGATCCCGGGCAAGCAGAAGCGATTGCTTATGCGATTCGCGCTTTGGTCACTGACGCCACCGGCAAGGAAACTATTGCAGATGCCTGTGCCCGTTTCGCAGCCGAGTTCGCGTCCTCCAGCTGGCAGGCCTTCGCTGCTGGACGCTATCCAGCGTTCCTGGTCGCACCCCGTCTCCAAGACATTTTTGCGGCACTTTGCCGCTATCGCCGCCTAAAAGCCCGCTCCACCCAAGTCTCCCGTTAA
- a CDS encoding amino acid permease, with the protein MPKKPVEVEEIINKHSGGLQRNLSNRHIQLIAIGGAIGTGLFMGSGRTIHLAGPSVLVVYAIIGAVLYLVMRCMGELLVSDHKYGTFADFITDLLGPGAGFVVGWTYWLCWIVTGTAEVIAIAGYFNFWWPDLPRWIPAIGTVALLFFLNALTVKAFGETEFWFSMIKIIAIIALICCGIVMVIIGFTSPDGQRATITNLWSHPGVTGSGFFPNGFSGFLGGFQLAIFSFVGIELVGTTAAETKDPEKSLPKAINSIPLRVLLFYVLALAAIMSVTPWDSLDPESSPFVNLFSLVGLVFAASLVNLVVMTSAASSCNSGVYSTSRMMYAMALRSDAPKIFRKLSRRSVPLNALIVTCLFLLTSIALMAVGGTVMEAFTLVTSVAAVLFMFVWVMIVAAYVEFRRRLPQKHEESIFAMPGGYLSIAVISVFIVAMVFVLAFDPATLYAMLASLLWIAIIAAISFLVRRSPRNAKIRAEFADRRRRELAAARQHHAK; encoded by the coding sequence ATGCCGAAAAAACCAGTCGAGGTTGAGGAGATTATCAATAAGCATTCGGGAGGCTTGCAACGCAACCTCTCGAATCGACATATCCAGTTAATCGCGATTGGTGGGGCCATCGGCACCGGACTGTTTATGGGCTCGGGACGCACCATACACTTGGCAGGACCGTCAGTGCTAGTGGTTTACGCCATTATCGGAGCAGTGTTATACCTGGTGATGCGATGCATGGGGGAACTACTGGTTTCCGATCATAAATATGGCACTTTCGCTGATTTCATAACTGATCTGCTAGGACCAGGCGCCGGTTTCGTAGTGGGATGGACCTATTGGTTATGTTGGATAGTTACCGGGACTGCGGAAGTGATTGCGATTGCCGGTTACTTCAATTTTTGGTGGCCTGATTTGCCGCGGTGGATTCCCGCAATTGGCACCGTGGCGTTATTGTTCTTCCTTAACGCTCTCACGGTAAAGGCATTCGGGGAAACCGAGTTCTGGTTTTCGATGATAAAAATTATTGCGATTATTGCCCTGATTTGCTGCGGAATCGTGATGGTGATTATCGGGTTTACCTCCCCCGATGGTCAACGCGCCACCATCACCAATCTCTGGTCACATCCGGGAGTTACCGGCTCCGGGTTCTTCCCGAACGGTTTTTCGGGATTCCTAGGAGGATTCCAGCTGGCAATCTTTAGTTTCGTAGGAATCGAACTGGTGGGCACCACCGCCGCAGAAACCAAAGATCCGGAAAAATCACTTCCCAAAGCCATTAACTCGATTCCTCTGCGGGTATTACTGTTTTATGTTTTGGCGTTGGCAGCGATTATGTCAGTGACTCCTTGGGATTCTCTCGACCCCGAATCCTCACCCTTTGTAAACTTATTCTCCCTGGTGGGACTGGTCTTTGCAGCTTCGTTAGTGAACCTGGTGGTAATGACTTCGGCAGCTTCATCCTGCAACTCGGGGGTTTATTCCACCTCCCGGATGATGTACGCCATGGCACTGCGCAGTGATGCTCCGAAGATTTTCCGCAAACTTTCCCGCCGCTCCGTACCCCTAAACGCTCTGATTGTTACCTGCCTATTCCTGCTCACCTCCATTGCGTTAATGGCAGTAGGTGGCACGGTGATGGAAGCGTTTACCCTGGTAACTTCGGTGGCAGCGGTGTTGTTTATGTTCGTGTGGGTGATGATAGTGGCCGCCTACGTGGAGTTTCGCCGCCGCCTGCCCCAAAAACATGAAGAGTCAATATTTGCCATGCCAGGCGGATACCTTTCTATCGCGGTAATCAGTGTCTTTATTGTGGCGATGGTGTTCGTCCTAGCCTTCGATCCCGCTACCCTGTATGCCATGTTGGCCAGCCTGCTTTGGATTGCTATCATCGCCGCCATATCCTTCCTGGTGCGCCGCAGTCCTCGTAACGCCAAGATCCGCGCCGAGTTCGCTGACCGTCGCCGCCGGGAACTAGCAGCCGCCCGGCAACACCACGCCAAATAA
- a CDS encoding SDR family NAD(P)-dependent oxidoreductase: MSDIPTYPQPRPASRVLVTGASTGIGEATVRQLRASGWAVIAVARRRERLEKLAAETGCEFFACDLTDRNAVEEMVAELLAKGPLTAVVNNAGGAIGTDSVADGKVEDWEQMYQRNVVTALNVTQATLPSLRENGGDLLYVTSTAALDTYPGGGGYVAAKHAEQMIPLTLRQELVGERVRLIEIAPGMVKTPEFSLNRLGSREAAEQVYRGVEAPLVAEDIADLISWCLSRPPHVNIDRVIIRPVAQATNTLVARD, encoded by the coding sequence ATGAGTGATATTCCTACTTACCCACAGCCTCGTCCCGCTTCCCGGGTGCTAGTTACCGGCGCCTCCACCGGTATTGGAGAGGCAACGGTTCGGCAACTGCGCGCCAGCGGCTGGGCGGTAATCGCGGTAGCGCGCCGTCGTGAACGCCTGGAAAAACTAGCGGCGGAAACCGGATGCGAGTTCTTCGCCTGCGATTTAACTGACCGCAATGCCGTTGAGGAAATGGTAGCGGAACTGCTAGCCAAGGGGCCACTGACTGCGGTGGTTAATAACGCTGGGGGCGCTATCGGCACCGATTCGGTAGCGGATGGCAAAGTGGAGGACTGGGAACAGATGTACCAGCGCAACGTGGTTACGGCCTTGAACGTCACCCAAGCTACCCTACCTTCCTTGCGCGAAAACGGCGGTGACCTGCTGTATGTTACTTCTACTGCCGCCCTCGACACCTATCCCGGTGGCGGCGGGTATGTGGCTGCTAAGCACGCCGAACAGATGATTCCTTTGACTTTGCGTCAGGAACTGGTGGGCGAGCGGGTACGCTTAATTGAAATCGCGCCGGGCATGGTGAAAACCCCCGAGTTTTCCCTGAATCGCCTGGGTTCCAGGGAGGCCGCTGAGCAGGTGTATCGCGGAGTTGAGGCTCCTTTGGTTGCCGAGGATATTGCTGACTTAATCAGCTGGTGCCTCTCGCGTCCACCCCACGTGAATATCGATCGGGTAATCATCCGCCCGGTTGCCCAGGCTACCAACACTTTAGTGGCGCGTGATTAG
- the nrdE gene encoding class 1b ribonucleoside-diphosphate reductase subunit alpha yields MAENLTDTGVETAPSPDRDYHALNAELNLYDKEGKIQFWADKEAARQYFLQHVNQNTVFFHDLEEKMRYLVSEGYYEQEVLDQYQFQFVKDLFKRAYAYKFRFPTFLGAFKYYTSYTLKTFDGKRYLERFEDRVCMVGLYLARGDEELAKRLVDEIMTGRFQPATPTFLNAGKKARGELVSCFLLRIEDNMESIARGINSALQLSKRGGGVALSLTNLREAGAPIKKIENQSSGVVPVMKLLEDSFSYANQLGARQGAGAVYLNAHHPDIMEFLDTKRENADEKIRIKSLSLGVVIPDITFHLARNKEPMYLFSPYDIERVYGKPMSDISITEHYREMVEDGRIRKKKIDARRFFQTLAEIQFESGYPYIVYEDTVNRANPIKGRISMSNLCSEILQVSEKSEFNEDLTYEQVGKDISCNLASLNIAKTMDSPDFSATIETAIRGLTSVSDLSNIRAVPSIERGNSMSHAIGLGQMNLHGYLAREKVFYGSEEALDFTNIYFLTVAFEAIKASCKIAKERGERFEGFEDSQYYSGQYFEKYINGDWTPQTEKCRELLEKSSIKVPTSEDWKKLAEKVREYGMYHQNLQAVPPTGSISYINNSTSSIHPIVAKIEIRKEGKIGRVYYPAPYMDNDNLEYYQDAYEIGPQKIIDTYAVATQHVDQGLSLTLFYPDTVTTREVNKNYIYAWRKGIKTLYYMRLRQHALQGTEVEGCVSCML; encoded by the coding sequence TTGGCAGAAAATCTAACTGACACCGGAGTAGAAACCGCGCCCTCCCCCGATCGGGACTATCACGCGTTAAACGCGGAGCTGAACCTGTATGATAAAGAGGGAAAAATCCAGTTTTGGGCAGATAAAGAGGCTGCGCGCCAATACTTCTTGCAGCACGTAAACCAGAACACGGTGTTCTTTCACGACCTGGAAGAAAAGATGCGTTACCTGGTTAGCGAGGGTTACTACGAGCAGGAAGTCCTAGATCAATACCAGTTCCAGTTCGTCAAAGACCTATTTAAGCGGGCTTATGCCTATAAGTTCCGTTTCCCCACTTTCCTGGGGGCGTTCAAGTATTACACTTCCTACACTTTGAAAACTTTCGATGGTAAACGCTACCTGGAGCGTTTCGAGGATCGGGTATGTATGGTGGGTCTCTATCTGGCTCGCGGGGACGAAGAGCTCGCCAAGCGCCTAGTGGACGAGATCATGACTGGTCGTTTCCAACCCGCCACCCCCACTTTCCTAAATGCGGGCAAGAAAGCTCGCGGGGAGCTGGTTTCCTGCTTCTTGCTGCGCATCGAGGACAATATGGAGTCGATTGCGCGCGGGATTAACTCGGCGCTGCAGCTTTCTAAACGCGGAGGCGGGGTGGCCCTCTCGCTCACGAACCTGCGGGAAGCGGGCGCCCCGATTAAGAAAATCGAGAATCAGTCCTCCGGGGTAGTTCCAGTAATGAAACTGTTAGAGGATTCGTTCTCTTACGCCAACCAGTTGGGGGCGCGGCAAGGTGCCGGGGCGGTTTATCTTAATGCCCACCACCCTGACATTATGGAATTCTTGGACACCAAGCGGGAAAATGCGGACGAGAAGATCCGGATTAAATCCCTGTCCCTGGGGGTAGTAATCCCGGATATTACTTTCCACCTGGCACGCAATAAAGAACCCATGTACCTGTTTAGCCCTTACGATATAGAGCGGGTCTACGGGAAACCGATGAGCGATATTTCCATCACCGAACATTATCGGGAAATGGTAGAGGACGGGCGGATCCGCAAAAAGAAGATTGACGCGCGCCGTTTCTTCCAGACCCTGGCGGAAATCCAGTTCGAATCCGGCTACCCCTATATTGTTTACGAGGACACCGTCAACCGGGCTAACCCAATCAAGGGACGGATCTCCATGTCCAACCTGTGTTCAGAGATCCTGCAGGTCTCGGAAAAGAGCGAGTTCAACGAAGACCTCACCTATGAGCAGGTGGGTAAAGATATTTCCTGTAACCTAGCTTCGCTAAATATTGCCAAGACTATGGATTCTCCGGACTTTTCTGCCACCATCGAGACCGCGATCCGCGGCTTGACCAGCGTATCTGACCTGTCAAATATTCGGGCGGTGCCTTCGATCGAGCGTGGTAACAGTATGAGCCACGCTATTGGCCTCGGGCAAATGAACCTGCACGGCTACCTAGCGCGAGAAAAGGTATTCTACGGCAGTGAAGAAGCCCTGGATTTCACCAACATATATTTCCTGACGGTGGCATTCGAAGCGATTAAAGCCTCGTGCAAGATTGCGAAAGAGCGCGGGGAACGCTTTGAAGGCTTCGAGGACTCCCAATATTATTCCGGGCAGTATTTTGAAAAATACATTAACGGCGACTGGACTCCCCAGACTGAAAAGTGCCGGGAGCTGCTAGAAAAATCGTCAATCAAGGTACCTACCAGCGAAGATTGGAAGAAACTGGCGGAAAAAGTCCGGGAATACGGAATGTACCACCAGAATCTACAGGCGGTGCCGCCAACCGGGTCGATTTCCTATATTAATAACTCCACTTCCTCGATCCACCCGATCGTGGCCAAGATTGAGATTCGTAAAGAAGGCAAGATCGGGCGGGTTTACTATCCGGCTCCCTATATGGATAACGACAATCTGGAGTATTACCAGGACGCCTACGAGATTGGTCCCCAAAAGATTATCGATACCTATGCGGTGGCCACCCAACACGTGGATCAAGGACTCAGCTTGACGCTGTTCTACCCGGATACGGTCACTACCCGCGAGGTCAACAAGAACTATATTTACGCTTGGCGTAAAGGGATTAAGACCCTTTACTATATGCGTCTGCGTCAGCATGCCCTGCAGGGGACCGAGGTCGAAGGCTGCGTATCCTGTATGCTCTAA
- a CDS encoding low molecular weight protein-tyrosine-phosphatase, with amino-acid sequence MKGIPLTRVLFVCTGNICRSVMAQAVAAQKAEEEILDNLVFDSVGVSDEEHGNPPDYRAVHILEEHGWLVPDHYARQISRGDFEDFDLVLAMTSGHKRALTRLAQRWGADESKIRLYREFDPEGSPDDMEVPDPWYGGEREFADTLEVIERVTPILLEVLSKIS; translated from the coding sequence ATGAAAGGAATCCCCTTGACTCGGGTACTGTTCGTATGTACCGGCAACATCTGCCGTTCAGTCATGGCACAGGCGGTTGCCGCTCAAAAAGCTGAAGAAGAGATACTCGATAATCTGGTTTTTGACTCAGTCGGTGTTTCTGATGAAGAACACGGCAACCCCCCAGATTACCGCGCGGTACACATCCTAGAAGAACACGGTTGGCTGGTTCCCGATCACTATGCCCGTCAGATTAGTCGCGGTGATTTCGAGGATTTCGATCTGGTACTCGCCATGACCAGCGGACATAAACGCGCCCTCACTCGCCTGGCGCAGCGTTGGGGAGCCGATGAAAGCAAAATTCGCCTCTACCGCGAATTCGACCCCGAGGGCAGCCCGGACGATATGGAAGTGCCAGATCCCTGGTATGGCGGGGAGCGCGAGTTCGCCGACACCCTGGAAGTAATCGAGCGGGTAACCCCGATACTCCTAGAAGTCCTCTCCAAAATCTCCTGA